The Alteromonas macleodii ATCC 27126 genome segment GTTCATCGGTAAGCGACAACGCGTTCATGTCTAATTCGCCAGGAAGCAAACGCGCAGCATGGTTATATTCGTCTTCGTGACGGTCGCTCCAGATAACAAAAGTCAGTGAAGTTGGCGTTGAAATAAATGAAGCGTGTACGCCTAAATATTTAGCGACTTCACCTAGGTAAGCTTCAAGACGGAACGCAGGGGTACCGTACTTGTGCAGCATTTTGCCTAGCTTCACTATAAATCTACGAATTTGAATAAATTCAACGGTATCCAACGCACTGCCCTTTAGTTTTGATAAATCTAATATGAGATAAATGAGACAAAAAAGCCAGACGCATAGGTAAAGTGTCTGGCTAAAATTTGGGCGGATTGTACGGAGGGTTTTGCACGAAAGCAAAACAAATTTTCTCTTATTTTCCCTTACAAAAACTAATCGATTAATCCATTAAAAGTACGCTCTTTTAGCGCGAGTTTTCAAACGAAAAATACAGATATTCTTGCGCTTAAACACGTTCTGTAAACGGCATCCAGTCTTTCCATACGGGTTCCAGTCCTTTCATTGAAAGTGCGCTCACGACATCTGACACAGATCGGTTATCGTCAATATCGAATTGATTTAGTGCCTTCGATGGGGCGCTGTAACCGCCAGGCTGTGTTTGCGAGGCAGCACTCATAGAGGTTATGCCAAGCGGCATTACGCCATCCCGAAATACTGCCGACTCTCGGGTAGACAGCGAGAGTTCTGCTTGTGGGTTAAAAATGCGGTGGGCGCATATTAGCTGCAGCAGATCTCGCTCGTTAGGGAGTTTACGGTTGGTGAGGGCGTTGCCGCCAGTGCTGTTACCTTCACAGCTACGAAGGCGCGGAAAAGCAATAGATACACGGCTTTGCCAGTAGTGTTGCTGTATTAACTTGCCGTGAAGGGCGGTCATGGCGCTATCAACCCGCCAGTCGCCTAAACCCAGTAGTGCGCCAATGCCTATTTTATCAATGCCGGCTTTCCCTATGCGATCGCTTGCTTCCAAGCGCCATAGGAAGTCCTGCTTTTTACCTCGAGTGTGGTAATTAGCGTAATGCTGCGGTGAGTAGGTTTCTTGATACACTAACACCGCGTCTAAGCCCAGCTGCTTCAAGGTTTCATATTGCTCGCGCTTTAAAGGTTGTACCTCCATCATAAGGTAGCTCACCTTCTCGCGAATGGCGCTTAGTGTTTGCTCAAAATATTCCATCCCCACTTTGGTTTCATGTTCGCCAGTAACCAGTAACACCTGTGAAAAGCCTAAATCTTTGATGGCTTCAATTTCGGTCAACACTTCGCTTATAGACAGGGTTTTGCGCTTTATTCTGTTGCTCATTGTAAAGCCGCAATAGGTACATTCGTTGGCACACAAGTTTGATAAATACAAAGGTACAAACAGCTGCATGGTATTGCCAAAGCGATGGCGAGTCATTGCTTTAGCGCGATAGGCCATGGCTTCTAAGTACTTAGCGCCAGCGGGAGAGATCAGTGCCATGAAGTCGTCTAAAGAAAGTGTATCTTTACCTAGCGCTCGTTCTACGTCGCCCGCTGTTTTACTGTTTATCGACATAGCCACATGCGACAAGTCTTGCTGCATTAATGCCTGCGCTACCTTCATACCGCCGGCTCCAAAAAGGCGGTAAGCGGGCTAGAGGCTTGGGCAAAACTGCTGGTAGCACCAAGTCCAGCTTCAAAGGCCTTTCGCCCCGTTTCTACGGCGCTTGCAAAAGCTGCTGCCATAGCAACTGGGTCCTTAGCCGTGGCGATAGCCGTATTTACCAGTACCGCGTCTACTCCCAGTTCCATGGCCGCCATGGCTTGGCTTGGCTTACCAATGCCTGCATCTACAATGACGGGTATCGACGCTTGCTCAACAATAATTTGCAAAAAGGGTTTGGTTTGTAAGCCCTGATTACTGCCAATAGGCGCGCCCAATGGCATAACGGCAGCGCAGCCTACCTCTTCTAAGCGTTTACATAAAACGGGGTCTGCTCCGCAGTAAGGCAAAACGTGAAACCCTTTTTTAACCAGTGCCTCTGCGGCAAGCAGGGTTTCGATGGGGTCGGGCAACAAGTAGCGTTGGTCTGGATGAATTTCCAGCTTCACCCAAGGGCTACCTAATGCTTCGTAAGCAAGTTCGGCGGCGAATATGGCTTCTTTTGCGTTCTTCGCTCCCGACGTATTCGGCAAAAGAGTAACGCCCAATGCTTTTAATGCCGAAAGCGTTTCATCTTGTGAGCTATGGCTGGCGACACGCTTCATTGCCAAGGTCACCATGCTGCTTTTGGCTGCCTGTACCGCGCTTTTCATGGTGTCTGGGTTACTAAATTTGCCAGTGCCAGTTAACAGGCGGGAAGGGAAGGTGTGATTTGCGAGCGTTAGCATTTTAGCCTCCTGCCACTAGGGTAAATATATCCACGGTATCGTTGTTACTTAGGTAGGTTGTTGGCCATTCATTCTTGCTGATAATGGCGGCATTTTTGGCAACGGCAGTGCCTTCGTCTTTCAATTGTTTAAGGGCAATTAATTCACTAAGTGATATAGGAGAAATCACGCTCATTGGTTGATTGTTCACGTTAATGTTAATTTGGGTCATTGGCATACCTCACAAGAAGAAGACGGGGGAAGCTTGAAACTTTGCAGCGTACCTTGGCCTGCATGCGCGTTTACGTAATGGCCCCATTTAATATCGGCATCGAAGCCTCTTGCCAGAAATAACAAAGCTTGGGTAGCTTGGTGGCACGCTGCCATGCCTACTACTGGGCCTAGTACACCTTTGCTAAAGCAATCCTCGCGTACGGCAACATTATTCACTAAACACTCGTAGCAACCGCAGGTGGCTGAGTTTTGAGGCAAGTTCAGCGCCTGCCAGGTAAGCCCACTGGCTGCGGCAATAAAAAGCGGAATAGAGGCGCGAAGCGAGGCCAGGTTTATCTGTCTTCGTACCGTTACGTTGTCGGTGCAATCCAGCACGCAGGTGGCTGATGCAATCAAGGTTGGTAAGTTGTTACTATCAGCAAATAAGCTTTTAAACTGTATGTTTAAATGCGAGTTCACTTTACGCAGTTCATTGTAAAGCGACTTGGCTTTAAGCTCGCCTAGGTGCATTTCGTTGTAGCTTATCTGGCGCTGCAAATTACTAATGTCGACGGTGTCACCATCTATAAGTGTAATGTTGCCCACGCCTGCGCCTGTTAAATAGCGGGCGGTTAAGCTGCCTAATCCACCTAAGCCAACGATAACAGCGTGTGCACTCGCCAAATTAAGCTGTCCGTCGTGATCAATGCAATCGAGTAAAAGTTGTCTGCTGTAGCGACGTATATCCTGATGCGCTAACTGCTGACCCACTGAGTGACTAAGTGAATGACTAAGCAAACCCAGCCTCCTCAACCAATGCTTGGTAGGCTTTTAGCGGGTGTTCTGCCTGAGTGATTGCACTTACCACAGCAATGCCGCTAACGCCGGTTTTAGCTACATCGCCTATACGCGATAAGTTAATACCACCAATAGCAACGGTGGGAATGCCATCGCAAAGCTGCACATACTTTTCTAAACGTGCTACACCTTGTGGCTTCGAAGGCATGTCTTTGGTATTGGTGGGGAAGATATGACCAAGGGCAATGTAAGACGGGTTTAAAGCGCGAACACGCTGAATTTCAGCGAAGCCGTGCGTTGATATTCCAAGCCGTAAACCCGCATTGCGGATAGCGTTTAGGTCTGCGGTGTCGATATCCTCTTGCCCCAAGTGCACTCCGTAAGCCCCGAGCTCTATGGCCAGCTCCCAATAGTCATTAATGAATAATTGGCAGTCGGTGTGTTTCACCAATTCTATTGCCTCTTTTATTTGCTGACGAATGTCTTCTTGGGAGCCTTGCTTAACCCGCAGCTGCATGATTTTTACCGCCGTTGGCCAGAGGCGTGCTATCCATTGCACGCTATCTACTACAGGATAGATGCCTAAATGAGTATGAGTAAGTGCAGGAAAGTGGCCTTCTTTACAAGACGAGGCTTCAAGAAGGGTATCCTTATCCCGCTCTTTTTCATTGGCAGTGGCGCCACGTTGGTGAAAGGTCACCAGCGGAAAGCTCTCTGGTTTTGTGGGAAAGCCGTTGGTTCGTGCAAAGTAGGCGGTTAATTCGCTACTTATGGCGTTTGCGTTAGCCGCTGCGCTTTGCTTTGGTAGTGTATGGTTGCGAACTTCGCTGACGTAAGCGTTAGCAAGCGTAAGTGCGTCTTCAATGCAGTAGTCGTGCACAATGAATGCCGCTACTGCGCTGGCTAACATGCAGCCTGTACCGCGAAGGTTGCCGTTAGCGTATTTCGGCTGGCTAAAACGAAGAGTGTGAGAGGCACAAACAAAAATATCGCTTACATTTTTTTGCCAGTGGGCGTGACCGCCCTTAACGTAAACGCTCTTTGCGCCTTTACCCCTTAGCCGATTAATTGCATTTAACAAGCTCGCTTCATCAACAACTGGCAAATGGGTGAGCCACGTAAGCTCATCGATATTTGGCGTAACGATATCTACCGTATTCAACAGTTCGTCAACTACGCTTTCGCTTAACTCACTCAGCACACCACCTGACGAAGTAGACAGTACAGGGTCCCATACAACGAAGGGGCGAGGGTTAGATGTTTTTTGAATACGTGCACTTAACAACAGCGCTTGCTCATCATTAGCAATGGCGCCAATTTTAATAGCGCGTGGCGGGGTATCTTCAAACAACACCTGCCACTGCTGATTTAATGCCGACGCGCACATGCTTTCCTTACTAAGCATTATTGAGTTGGACTGCACGGTAAGCTGTGTAGTGAGCACACAAGCGTGGATGCTCAGATCGGCCAATGTAATGGCGTCGCGGGTAACGCCCGCACCACCGCTACAGTCAACGCCTCCCACACACCACACTACAGGAAGTGCAGTGTTGAGGTTGTTGGATGCAGGGCTTATGGACGCTTTCGCCATCATAGTAGCTCTACCTTGCTATCTGCAGTGTGATAAAGCTCTGCGCCAGACTGATTGAATGCCTGGGCCATCTCTTTCATACCTTTTTCTTTCTCAAACTCTTGCTGCTCCGCTTGTTTAGCCACATCGCGCACTTCCTGAGAAATTTTCATGCTGCAAAATTTAGGGCCGCACATAGAGCAGAAATGCGCAACTTTGCCAGACGCCTGCGGCAAGGTTTCATCGTGATAAGCGCGCGCGGTATGTGGGTCGAGAGCTAAATTGAACTGGTCTTCCCACCTGAATTCAAAGCGAGCTTTCGACATGGCGTTGTCGCGAATTTGTGCACCTGGGTGGCCTTTTGCCAAGTCGGCAGCGTGGGCTGCAATTTTGTAGGTGATCAGCCCCTGTTTAACGTCTTCTTTGTTAGGTAGGCCCAAATGCTCTTTAGGTGTTACATAGCACAGCATTGCGCAGCCATACCAACCAATCATGGCGGCACCTATACCTGAAGTGAAGTGATCGTAGCCAGGAGCGATATCGGTGGTGAGGGGGCCAAGGGTATAAAACGGTGCTTCGTGGCAATGCTTAAGCTGCTCTTCCATGTTCGCTTTAATCATATGCATTGGCACATGCCCCGGGCCTTCAATCATTACCTGAACATCGTACTCCCATGCAATTTTCGTCAGCTCTCCAAGGGTACGTAATTCAGAGAATTGCGCGTCGTCGTTAGCGTCAGCTACGCTACCAGGGCGCAGGCCATCACCTAGCGACAGCGCCACATCGTACTTAGCGCAAATTTCGCAAATATCGTGAAAGTGCTCATACAGAAAGCTTTGTTGGTGGTGGCTTAAGCACCACTTTGCCATTATCGAACCGCCGCGCGATACAATGCCGGTTACCCGCTTTGCGGTAAGGTGTACGTACTCAAGCAGCACGCCAGCGTGAATGGTGAAGTAGTCTACGCCTTGTTCAGCTTGCTCAATTAGGGTGTCTTTAAACATCTCCCACGTTAAATCTTCGGCTACACCGTTTACTTTTTCTAGCGCTTGATAGATGGGGACGGTGCCAAGAGGAACAGGACTGTTTCGCAGCAGCCACTCTCGGGTTTCGTGAATGTTTCTGCCGGTAGATAAATCCATGATGGTATCGGCGCCCCAGCGCGTTGACCACACCAGCTTTTCTACCTCTTCTTCAATAGACGAGGTGACTGCTGAATTACCAATGTTTGCGTTAATCTTTACTAGAAAGTTACGCCCTATAATCATTGGTTCCAACTCGGGGTGATTGATGTTGCATGGAATAATGGCGCGGCCTGCGGCCACTTCCTGGCGTACAAATTCAGGCGTGATGGTATCGGGTAAATTCGCACCAAAGTGTTCGCCTTTGTGCTGCTGCGTCAGTTCGGCATCTTTAATGGCCTGGCGACCCATATTCTCGCGAATGGCAATGTATTCCATTTCAGGAGTAATAATGCCCTGTCTTGCGTAGTGAAGCTGGGTTACGTTTTTGCCTGCTTTTGCTTTTAGTGGTTTGCGGCTGCGAATAAAGCGGAAATCTTCGGTAAATATGTCGTTTTCTCGCTCTTTTGCAAAGCTTGACGAAACGCCCTCTAATTCAAGGGTATCGCTACGCTCTTCAATCCACTTTTGGCGAAGCGGAGCTAGGCCTTTGTGCACATCTATGTTTTCTTTTGGGTCGCCGTAGGGGCCTGAAGTGTCGTAAACAGGAATTGGCGGATTTGGCTCTAAAATAGGATTGTCTTCAGTACCACCCACTAAACTGTCGTGTTGGTGAATAAGGCGCATGGCCACACGAATATCGTCACGGCTGCCACACTCGTAGTGGCGTGTTGAATTTGGGTAAGCTTCGCCCGCAAGTTCATTAATGAATTGTTGTGCTTGTTGGCGCTGTTCGCGTCTGTTCGACATAGCATTTTACCTTTTAAGTTTAGGTTCTAAAAATGCTTGTCAGGAGTGAAGGAGAATACAAAGTGTAAGTGTTGAAGGGGATAACCCCGTTACTTTAGCGAGATTGTTGGTAAAGGTTTTGGTGATTACAGCCCTTTACTCTGTTGATGTTGACTTGGGGATAAACTTGAACAGTTTACCTTGAGTGACGAGCAGCACCGTAATGGGTGTGTCTGTATCATCAACAGCAAAACAACTTCGCTTCACAACGCTAAACCACGGTTTAACATTGTGCACATTGTATTTTCTTGTTCCCTTCGCAGGTATTAGCCTGATCAGGTTCTACGGATCCCACTTTCGCGGTCTCAGCTTACTGGGTTACCAGTGAAGCACTCCGACAAGTTGTTTAAGTCAATTCGGGTTGTGGTTGAAACAACCCGAGTTGAGAATTCCTTTTTACTATATCTTCAATTTTACGGGTAATACAAGTACTACCAGAAAGCTAAATGAATATTCATCTAGCTGGCTAGCTGCTGACCTTCCTTGTAAAGCTGAAGTGCAGTGGCTGTGTCGTGCTTGCGTTCGCTAATTGCAGACAGCAGCAATAAGTCTTCTTTGCGCGACTTCATTTTGGTGGCTTTAAGCAGGGCTTTTTCCGCCAACACATCATCGCCTGAGTTAAATGCAACTTGGCCTAGCGTGGAGTATAGCGATACGTTTTCTTCGTCTTGCTTTATCCAGCTTTCAAGCAGTCGTAGTGATGGCGATGCATCAGGAATATTAAGCTGCGTGAACAGCGGAAACAGGGCGCTATTCGGGCCACGTTTTTGCCATTCAACTAGCAAATTCTGTGCGTCGGCATGCATACCTTGGTCAAGTAACTGTTGAATGTAGGCCGCGCGGTAAGCATCGTCGTGACGAAGCTTACGAGGTAGGGTTTCCCAATACGATTTAAGCTCGACAGCGCCTTGTTTGCTGGCAATTTCGGCAAACTTACCTTTGGCGATGCGCTGACTCCACGCAGTGTAGTCTGCTTTGGGCAATGCTTTACGCCAGCCTGACAAATTCTCTTGAAGTACTTGCCATTTACCTAGCTTGGCAAGAATTTGCGCTTTTAACTGCACAACCTGCTTGTTCTCGCGCTCTTGCTCGTCAAGTTCGTTAAGTTTCTCTAGTGCCGCATCGTATTTTTCTTCAGCCATATCAATACGCGCGTGCATGACCGTTGCGGCTACTTTCGCTTTTGGAAAGTCAGTTGCCTGAACAAGGAAATAACGGGCTTTGGCTAAATCGTCGTTGGCAAAAGCAATTTGCGCTGACGCCAAATAGTTAACGCCTTCGAAATCGCCGTTGGTGGTTTTGCTTAGCGCCTTTTGAGCTGTATCAAAATCACCTGCAGCCATTGCGTGTAAGCCGTCGTAAAACGCACGCTTACGTTTGCGCTCACCCAAAGTGCCGAACCATTTATGTGAACCTGTGATCAAGCTTAACGCCCACAATACCAATCGAGATAGTACGTACCAGGCAATGACGGCACCTATCAGTAAGATGCCAAAGCTGATTATATTCATCTCAACGGCAGTATTACCTAAAGAGAACAGAACGTAGCCTTGGTCACCCAACAACATTGGGCCAACAATTAGTGCAGCAACAAATGCGGCTAATACCGCAAGGGCAATAGCTAACCATTTCATAGTGCACTTGCTCCTTGTCCGAACACCTGTTTAACGCGGCTATCCAATAGACGCTCTAGCGGTTTTTGTGACGCTAGCTCAGTTGGGATAGGTCGCGAAATATCGGTAGCAATGAGGTTTTGTAGTGCATCTACAAAACCCGTTACTTGGCTTTTTTCTGTGTCGAACTTTTCAATAATTAACGTTTGAGCGTATTGAAGCGACTGGCTATAAAGCCCTGCATCGCCCTGAAGCGCAGCGGTTTGCGCGTGCATAAGCTGTAGGCGAAGTTGTTCTTTTGCTAAAAACTGCGCTTCCAGTGAAAGCACTGGTTCAACCGGGCCTTCAATGGTTTTTATGGTAAGAAAATCGTTCACCAGTGAACGCCACACTTTTGCAAGGTTCTCCTGCCAGTCGTCAGCTGACTCCGATAAGGTCGTGTCTTCTGCATTGGCGTCTTGTGGTTTTTCAAAGGTATCAAGTGGTAGCTTATCTATTTGCGCTATCATGCCTGTAAGCGCAAGGGCTACGGAGCTTTGTGATACAGGGTTAAGCTGTTGAAGTGTTTGAATGTCTTCAGCAAGGTTTGCGCGAACCGGAAGTACCGATGGGTCGGCCAACGACTTTAAGCGTTTATCTGCGTTAACTAGCAGCAAAATTGCTGTGCGTACGTCGTTTTCTAACCAAAGCTTTCTGCCTGCCATGCGAACTAAGTAATCAGCTTCAGCAATGAGCCAGTCTGCCGGGCGGCGACCTTCCATATTGTTTAGTTGTTCAAGGGTCGATTCAGCTTGCAGCGTCAGCTTTTCGTTTTGCGCTTTTAACTCGGCTACCGTGCTTTCTAACGTCTGGTTGGTACGAGCTACTTTGTCGATAGAGGCAACAAGACCAGCGCGCTCACGCTCAATAGTGTTTAGCTGAGAGGTCGTCGTTTGAAGTGCAGATTCAGAGTCCTTGCTTGCCGACTGTTGCTGCATGTAATACCAGTAACCTGCGCCAGCCATACCAAGCACAATAAGGAAAAGGATGATTACAACAAACCACAGTAGACCATTTCCCGACGATTTCTTTTTAGCAGCACCCGATGGTGTTGATTCACTGTGCGTGGCAGAAGATTCGATAACGTCTTTTTCAGCTTCCACTTTCACGAGTTCCTCTTTTTGTGGGCTACTTTCATTGTTGTTGGCCATTCAATACTCCCAGTTATCCTTTACCCAGGCGATGAGTGCCTGATCGGTGGCTCGCTGACAAACCGCTACCTCTTTAATGCCTTGGCTAGTGAGGGTTTTGGCAATTCGATCGCTCACTGTTAACCATTTAATAGATTTAAGTGCTTGGCCAAATTGCGCAATTAGTTGCAGTGCCATTGCTTCGCTTGTAGCGATAATGCCGCTAACTTCGCCCATTTTCCACCGTTTTGTGTAAATTGGGCTTGTAAGTTGCTCTCTTTTATAAACGCAAAAGCTATTAACTAAAATACCTTTTTCGTCTAATCCTGTGGCTATGGCGTCGCGCCCACCTTCACCCTTAATGATAACGACATGCTGACAGTTTGCCTCATTAAGTTGGTGCATTGCCAGTATACCTTCGGATGTATGGGCTTCGGGGATAGCAACCTGCGCCGATGAAAACGCCTGAAGTCCCGCTTGTAATTTTCGTGCAGTGGCATCGCCCACAGCTATGATCAATGGTAATTCGTTAGCCGTTTCGCGTAAGCCTTCAATAACGGTGTCTACAGCATATACGCTGGTAACAACAATTGCGTTTACTGCATTTGACGCTAAAAATTCTGCAGCAGCTTTTCTTTCAGACGAAATATCAATGATGTTAGACGTGGCAACGCCTACCGCGTCAATTCCGGCTTTTTCAAAGGCAGAAGCACTTGCTTTTAACTTTGGCAGTGGGCGTGTAAACAGCAACATACTATCGAATTTCCATCCTTTTATTTTACTGCGTAAACCTGCACGCATTCGACAAACTATAACTTAGTTATAAAGCGCCTTTAAGATTTCACCGGCACCTTGCTCAAGAAGGGATTCCGCTACTTCAACACCAATATCTGCGGCTTTTTCTCGCGACGCTGTAGCAGAAGCAAAGAGCAGTTCTGAACCATCTGGCTTACCAACCATACCGGTTAGTGTCAGCACATCGCCATCAAGCGTGGCAAAGCTACCAATAGGCACTTGGCAGCCGCCTTCCAATCTCTCGTTCATGGCGCGTTCCGCAGTAACGCGTGTATTAGTGTCTGTATGGTTCAGCGCCTGTAGCAACTTAATTAGCTCTTCATCGTCGTTACGGCACTCAATACCTACGGCACCTTGTCCAACGGCGGGTAGTGAAATATCAGCAGGTAACGGCATGCGAATACGAGATTCCATTTCAAGGCGAATCAGGCCAGCAGAAGCTAAGATAATGGCGTCGTACTCACCTGCGTCTAGCTTGGCTAGACGAGTATTCACGTTTCCGCGCAGGTCCTTGATGATAAGGTCAGGGCGATACTTGCGAATTTGGCACTGTCTGCGAAGGCTGGACGTACCTACTACTGCTCCCTGGGGCAGGGCATCTAAACTGTCGTGGTTATTTGAAACAAAAGCGTCGAACGGGTTTTCTCGCTCACAAATAGCGTGAAGGCCAAAACCTTCAGGAAATTCAACCGGTACGTCTTTCATAGAGTGCACGGCAATATCGGCACGGCCTTCAAGCATGGCAATTTCAAGCTCTTTTATGAAAAGTCCTTTACCACCAATTTTCGCCAGAGGTGTATCTAAAATTTTGTCGCCCTGCGTGCTCATAGGTACAAGCTCAACGGTCATTGACGGATAATGCTCCAACAATTTTGCCTTCACATACTCTGCTTGCCAAAGCGCTAAAGCACTTTTTCTAGTAGCAATTCGAACGGTGCGTGTAGTGTTGAGGTGACTCATGGCTATTCCAAACTATATAAAAAGAAACTAAAACGATGTATCACATAACGTCATACGATATACCCCGTAGTATACGCATTTTCTGTATTAATGTTTGAAATTAGGCGCAGTTTTCTCCTTGGTTATTATTGAACATTCAGTCTATGCTGAAAGGAATAATG includes the following:
- a CDS encoding uroporphyrinogen-III C-methyltransferase, which encodes MANNNESSPQKEELVKVEAEKDVIESSATHSESTPSGAAKKKSSGNGLLWFVVIILFLIVLGMAGAGYWYYMQQQSASKDSESALQTTTSQLNTIERERAGLVASIDKVARTNQTLESTVAELKAQNEKLTLQAESTLEQLNNMEGRRPADWLIAEADYLVRMAGRKLWLENDVRTAILLLVNADKRLKSLADPSVLPVRANLAEDIQTLQQLNPVSQSSVALALTGMIAQIDKLPLDTFEKPQDANAEDTTLSESADDWQENLAKVWRSLVNDFLTIKTIEGPVEPVLSLEAQFLAKEQLRLQLMHAQTAALQGDAGLYSQSLQYAQTLIIEKFDTEKSQVTGFVDALQNLIATDISRPIPTELASQKPLERLLDSRVKQVFGQGASAL
- the thiC gene encoding phosphomethylpyrimidine synthase ThiC; this translates as MSNRREQRQQAQQFINELAGEAYPNSTRHYECGSRDDIRVAMRLIHQHDSLVGGTEDNPILEPNPPIPVYDTSGPYGDPKENIDVHKGLAPLRQKWIEERSDTLELEGVSSSFAKERENDIFTEDFRFIRSRKPLKAKAGKNVTQLHYARQGIITPEMEYIAIRENMGRQAIKDAELTQQHKGEHFGANLPDTITPEFVRQEVAAGRAIIPCNINHPELEPMIIGRNFLVKINANIGNSAVTSSIEEEVEKLVWSTRWGADTIMDLSTGRNIHETREWLLRNSPVPLGTVPIYQALEKVNGVAEDLTWEMFKDTLIEQAEQGVDYFTIHAGVLLEYVHLTAKRVTGIVSRGGSIMAKWCLSHHQQSFLYEHFHDICEICAKYDVALSLGDGLRPGSVADANDDAQFSELRTLGELTKIAWEYDVQVMIEGPGHVPMHMIKANMEEQLKHCHEAPFYTLGPLTTDIAPGYDHFTSGIGAAMIGWYGCAMLCYVTPKEHLGLPNKEDVKQGLITYKIAAHAADLAKGHPGAQIRDNAMSKARFEFRWEDQFNLALDPHTARAYHDETLPQASGKVAHFCSMCGPKFCSMKISQEVRDVAKQAEQQEFEKEKGMKEMAQAFNQSGAELYHTADSKVELL
- a CDS encoding heme biosynthesis HemY N-terminal domain-containing protein; this encodes MKWLAIALAVLAAFVAALIVGPMLLGDQGYVLFSLGNTAVEMNIISFGILLIGAVIAWYVLSRLVLWALSLITGSHKWFGTLGERKRKRAFYDGLHAMAAGDFDTAQKALSKTTNGDFEGVNYLASAQIAFANDDLAKARYFLVQATDFPKAKVAATVMHARIDMAEEKYDAALEKLNELDEQERENKQVVQLKAQILAKLGKWQVLQENLSGWRKALPKADYTAWSQRIAKGKFAEIASKQGAVELKSYWETLPRKLRHDDAYRAAYIQQLLDQGMHADAQNLLVEWQKRGPNSALFPLFTQLNIPDASPSLRLLESWIKQDEENVSLYSTLGQVAFNSGDDVLAEKALLKATKMKSRKEDLLLLSAISERKHDTATALQLYKEGQQLAS
- a CDS encoding uroporphyrinogen-III synthase; its protein translation is MLLFTRPLPKLKASASAFEKAGIDAVGVATSNIIDISSERKAAAEFLASNAVNAIVVTSVYAVDTVIEGLRETANELPLIIAVGDATARKLQAGLQAFSSAQVAIPEAHTSEGILAMHQLNEANCQHVVIIKGEGGRDAIATGLDEKGILVNSFCVYKREQLTSPIYTKRWKMGEVSGIIATSEAMALQLIAQFGQALKSIKWLTVSDRIAKTLTSQGIKEVAVCQRATDQALIAWVKDNWEY
- the thiS gene encoding sulfur carrier protein ThiS → MTQININVNNQPMSVISPISLSELIALKQLKDEGTAVAKNAAIISKNEWPTTYLSNNDTVDIFTLVAGG
- a CDS encoding thiazole synthase; the encoded protein is MLTLANHTFPSRLLTGTGKFSNPDTMKSAVQAAKSSMVTLAMKRVASHSSQDETLSALKALGVTLLPNTSGAKNAKEAIFAAELAYEALGSPWVKLEIHPDQRYLLPDPIETLLAAEALVKKGFHVLPYCGADPVLCKRLEEVGCAAVMPLGAPIGSNQGLQTKPFLQIIVEQASIPVIVDAGIGKPSQAMAAMELGVDAVLVNTAIATAKDPVAMAAAFASAVETGRKAFEAGLGATSSFAQASSPLTAFLEPAV
- the thiE gene encoding thiamine phosphate synthase, translating into MMAKASISPASNNLNTALPVVWCVGGVDCSGGAGVTRDAITLADLSIHACVLTTQLTVQSNSIMLSKESMCASALNQQWQVLFEDTPPRAIKIGAIANDEQALLLSARIQKTSNPRPFVVWDPVLSTSSGGVLSELSESVVDELLNTVDIVTPNIDELTWLTHLPVVDEASLLNAINRLRGKGAKSVYVKGGHAHWQKNVSDIFVCASHTLRFSQPKYANGNLRGTGCMLASAVAAFIVHDYCIEDALTLANAYVSEVRNHTLPKQSAAANANAISSELTAYFARTNGFPTKPESFPLVTFHQRGATANEKERDKDTLLEASSCKEGHFPALTHTHLGIYPVVDSVQWIARLWPTAVKIMQLRVKQGSQEDIRQQIKEAIELVKHTDCQLFINDYWELAIELGAYGVHLGQEDIDTADLNAIRNAGLRLGISTHGFAEIQRVRALNPSYIALGHIFPTNTKDMPSKPQGVARLEKYVQLCDGIPTVAIGGINLSRIGDVAKTGVSGIAVVSAITQAEHPLKAYQALVEEAGFA
- the hemC gene encoding hydroxymethylbilane synthase; this translates as MSHLNTTRTVRIATRKSALALWQAEYVKAKLLEHYPSMTVELVPMSTQGDKILDTPLAKIGGKGLFIKELEIAMLEGRADIAVHSMKDVPVEFPEGFGLHAICERENPFDAFVSNNHDSLDALPQGAVVGTSSLRRQCQIRKYRPDLIIKDLRGNVNTRLAKLDAGEYDAIILASAGLIRLEMESRIRMPLPADISLPAVGQGAVGIECRNDDEELIKLLQALNHTDTNTRVTAERAMNERLEGGCQVPIGSFATLDGDVLTLTGMVGKPDGSELLFASATASREKAADIGVEVAESLLEQGAGEILKALYN
- the thiH gene encoding 2-iminoacetate synthase ThiH; protein product: MKVAQALMQQDLSHVAMSINSKTAGDVERALGKDTLSLDDFMALISPAGAKYLEAMAYRAKAMTRHRFGNTMQLFVPLYLSNLCANECTYCGFTMSNRIKRKTLSISEVLTEIEAIKDLGFSQVLLVTGEHETKVGMEYFEQTLSAIREKVSYLMMEVQPLKREQYETLKQLGLDAVLVYQETYSPQHYANYHTRGKKQDFLWRLEASDRIGKAGIDKIGIGALLGLGDWRVDSAMTALHGKLIQQHYWQSRVSIAFPRLRSCEGNSTGGNALTNRKLPNERDLLQLICAHRIFNPQAELSLSTRESAVFRDGVMPLGITSMSAASQTQPGGYSAPSKALNQFDIDDNRSVSDVVSALSMKGLEPVWKDWMPFTERV
- a CDS encoding HesA/MoeB/ThiF family protein translates to MLSHSLSHSVGQQLAHQDIRRYSRQLLLDCIDHDGQLNLASAHAVIVGLGGLGSLTARYLTGAGVGNITLIDGDTVDISNLQRQISYNEMHLGELKAKSLYNELRKVNSHLNIQFKSLFADSNNLPTLIASATCVLDCTDNVTVRRQINLASLRASIPLFIAAASGLTWQALNLPQNSATCGCYECLVNNVAVREDCFSKGVLGPVVGMAACHQATQALLFLARGFDADIKWGHYVNAHAGQGTLQSFKLPPSSSCEVCQ